One segment of Alnus glutinosa chromosome 2, dhAlnGlut1.1, whole genome shotgun sequence DNA contains the following:
- the LOC133860169 gene encoding F-box protein At3g07870-like — protein MSTNLPEDVVLNILSRLPPKSLLRFRSVSKSWLSLIGNPNYLSKNLLNHSILTAAATHQLLLVKLTTPSIPQRQTYSFLSYQTLAFASQTPQNLPIRSPRGLSIVGSCNGLLCLFDYFSGGHIFVWNPATSELKALPCASNVDTVCFGFDHKRNEFVVMRTRYVPKRDPSVFITNGGVLHLNRVAEVYRLRSGDSWRKLIVDGDVPDCNRPNSRSHWAYANGVCYWWTLRGVEDEKIVAFDVSEEVFRTTPLPDASVLGRRSDVRALMVLNESLRWLLCVIKANGWGNCLIYGCCLNLV, from the coding sequence ATGTCCACCAATCTCCCTGAGGACGTGGTTCTCAATATCCTCTCCAGGCTGCCTCCAAAGTCTCTTCTCCGATTCAGATCCGTCTCCAAATCCTGGCTCTCCCTCATTGGCAACCCCAATTATCTATCCAAAAACCTCCTCAACCACTCCATTCTCACCGCCGCTGCCACCCATCAGCTCCTTCTCGTAAAACTCACCACCCCATCCATTCCCCAAAGGCAGACTTACTCTTTCCTCTCCTACCAAACCCTTGCCTTCGCCTCTCAAACTCCTCAAAATCTTCCCATACGAAGCCCACGTGGGCTTAGCATAGTGGGTTCCTGTAATGGCTTGCTCTGTCTCTTTGATTACTTCTCCGGCGGCCACATCTTTGTCTGGAACCCTGCCACTTCAGAGCTCAAGGCCTTGCCTTGCGCGTCCAACGTGGACACTGTATGCTTCGGCTTCGACCACAAACGAAATGAGTTTGTGGTTATGCGGACTCGTTATGTTCCGAAGCGTGATCCGTCGGTTTTCATTACGAACGGGGGAGTTCTTCATCTGAACCGGGTGGCGGAGGTGTATAGGCTAAGAAGCGGTGATTCTTGGAGAAAGCTTATCGTGGATGGAGACGTGCCCGATTGCAACAGACCCAATTCGCGGTCACATTGGGCATATGCAAATGGGGTATGTTACTGGTGGACATTACGCGGTGTTGAGGATGAAAAGATTGTTGCTTTCGATGTGAGCGAGGAGGTGTTCAGGACGACGCCGTTGCCGGATGCTAGTGTTCTTGGGAGGCGCAGTGATGTGAGGGCTCTGATGGTGCTAAACGAATCTTTGCGATGGTTGTTGTGCGTAATAAAAGCAAATGGGTGGGGAAATTGTTTGATATATGGGTGCTGCTTGAATTTGGTGTGA
- the LOC133860268 gene encoding uncharacterized protein LOC133860268, which translates to MEELVEKLGGSMRLLEGERMSIEITEDETADLRLANGRCLIGRFMSERRIQKEAFRAFMARLWKTAGKVVFKELQDNIWLIEFSSEADKRRVLEGCPWLFDRSVLILKEVEESIPPAQMDFSKSPFWIQVHDIPLIYMNKHVGLKIGESIGRVEEVDVTGEGIGWGRCLRIRVQVDITKPLERGRALELNGKMVWANFRYEKLPHLYFNCGRIFHKHSQCSDNKNPKQGTKPSPKQWGTWLRAEDMRFSQGHSRYGWRRGEAQLIQEHPTGGKGLPEATQGHSLS; encoded by the coding sequence ATGGAGGAGTTAGTGGAGAAGCTAGGTGGTAGCATGAGACTGCTGGAGGGTGAAAGGATGAGCATTGAGATCACAGAAGATGAGACGGCAGACCTGAGACTGGCAAATGGGCGTTGTCTGATTGGCCGATTCATGTCTGAAAGAAGGATTCAGAAGGAGGCTTTTAGGGCGTTTATGGCCCGGCTGTGGAAAACGGCTGGAAAAGTGGTCTTTAAGGAGTTACAGGACAACATTTGGCTTATTGAGTTCTCCTCAGAAGCTGACAAAAGGAGAGTACTGGAGGGCTGTCCTTGGCTGTTCGATAGAAGTGTACTGATTCTTAAAGAAGTGGAGGAAAGTATTCCGCCCGCCCAAATGGATTTCTCAAAGTCACCGTTTTGGATTCAAGTACACGATATTCCCCTTATATACATGAACAAACATGTGGGGCTCAAGATTGGAGAATCCATTGGAAGAGTGGAGGAAGTGGACGTTACAGGAGAAGGGATAGGTTGGGGGAGGTGCCTTCGAATCCGGGTTCAGGTTGACATCACCAAGCCCCTCGAAAGAGGTCGAGCCCTCGAGCTTAATGGAAAGATGGTGTGGGCTAATTTTAGATATGAAAAACTTCCACACCTCTACTTCAACTGTGGACGCATTTTCCACAAACACTCGCAGTGTAGCGATAACAAGAACCCCAAGCAGGGAACAAAGCCCTCCCCAAAGCAATGGGGCACTTGGCTCCGGGCAGAAGACATGCGCTTCTCTCAAGGACACTCGAGGTATGGATGGAGGCGGGGGGAAGCCCAACTGATACAGGAGCATCCAACCGGAGGGAAGGGGCTGCCGGAGGCAACCCAGGGACACAGTCTCAGTTAG